Proteins from one Lachnospiraceae bacterium KGMB03038 genomic window:
- a CDS encoding cofactor-independent phosphoglycerate mutase encodes MKYVVVLSDGMAGRPLAQLGGRTTLEAAETPVMDALAPKAELGMASMVPEGMAPGSDTANLSVMGYDPRIYYTGRSPLEALSIGVRMEETDVSFRCNLVTLSEEAGPYENREMIDHSSDEIETEEAAQLLKALEEGLEKEGFRFYTGTSYRHLLVWKEGELLEMTPPHDILGRGIKEYLPSDPVFREMMEKSYDILEHHPINEARRKRGLHPANSAWFWGAGKKPSLPNFRERMGKKGIMISAVDLLKGIAVGAGMDCAFVEGANGGLHTNYEGKAAAAVGALTEKGYDFAYIHIEAPDEMGHQGQVQDKLTAIEYVDQRVLKPVVEGLREAREEFRLLLLPDHPTPIEARTHTGEAVPYLLYDSTRPMEGQEAYNEKTAARTGRNWPDGYQLINHLLQEELC; translated from the coding sequence ATGAAATATGTAGTTGTCTTAAGTGATGGAATGGCGGGAAGACCTTTAGCACAGCTTGGAGGACGGACAACACTGGAAGCGGCGGAAACTCCGGTGATGGATGCGCTGGCTCCTAAAGCGGAGCTTGGGATGGCGTCCATGGTTCCGGAAGGAATGGCGCCGGGAAGCGATACGGCGAATCTGTCTGTCATGGGGTACGATCCCAGGATCTATTATACAGGGCGCTCTCCTTTGGAGGCTTTGAGCATTGGAGTGCGGATGGAAGAGACGGATGTTTCCTTCCGATGTAATCTGGTCACCTTGTCTGAGGAGGCCGGTCCCTACGAGAACCGGGAGATGATCGACCATAGTTCTGACGAGATAGAGACAGAAGAAGCCGCTCAGCTTTTGAAGGCATTGGAAGAGGGATTGGAAAAAGAGGGGTTTAGGTTTTACACAGGAACCAGCTACCGGCATCTTCTGGTGTGGAAAGAAGGAGAACTTCTTGAAATGACACCGCCCCATGATATCCTGGGGCGCGGGATCAAAGAATACCTTCCCAGTGACCCTGTTTTCCGGGAGATGATGGAGAAAAGCTATGACATCTTAGAGCATCATCCCATCAATGAAGCGAGAAGGAAGCGGGGACTTCATCCGGCCAACTCCGCCTGGTTCTGGGGAGCCGGCAAAAAGCCGTCCCTTCCGAACTTCCGGGAACGGATGGGGAAGAAAGGGATTATGATCTCCGCGGTGGATCTTTTAAAAGGCATCGCGGTGGGAGCTGGAATGGACTGCGCTTTTGTAGAAGGGGCTAACGGCGGACTCCATACGAATTATGAAGGAAAAGCCGCGGCCGCGGTTGGAGCGCTGACCGAGAAGGGGTATGATTTTGCCTATATCCATATAGAAGCGCCGGATGAAATGGGCCATCAGGGACAGGTCCAGGATAAGCTCACGGCTATTGAGTATGTGGATCAGAGAGTTTTAAAGCCAGTGGTAGAAGGGCTTAGGGAAGCCAGAGAAGAGTTTCGCCTCCTCCTTCTGCCGGACCATCCTACGCCTATCGAAGCGCGCACCCATACTGGAGAAGCCGTGCCCTATCTGCTCTATGACAGCACAAGACCAATGGAGGGCCAAGAGGCGTATAACGAAAAAACAGCGGCTCGGACTGGCAGAAACTGGCCGGACGGATACCAGCTGATCAATCATTTACTACAGGAGGAACTATGCTGA
- the secA gene encoding preprotein translocase subunit SecA gives MGLIEKIFGTHSENELKRIYPIVDTIEAMEPEMQSLSDGELKEKTREFKKRLSDGESLDDILPEAFAVVREAASRTLGMKHYRVQLVGGIILHQGRIAEMKTGEGKTLVSTLPAYLNALTGEGVHIVTVNDYLAKRDAQWMGQVHEFLGLTVGVVLNGMDSDERRAAYNCDITYVTNNELGFDYLRDNMVIYKEQLVQRGLKYAIIDEVDSVLIDEARTPLIISGQSGKSTKLYEACDILARQLERGEASGEFSKMNAIMGEEIEETGDFIVNEKEKNINLTEDGVKKVEKFFHIDNLADPENLEIQHNIILALRAHNLMFRDQDYVVKDDEVLIVDEFTGRIMPGRRYSDGLHQAIEAKEHVKVKRESKTLATITFQNLFNKFAKKAGMTGTALTEEKEFREIYGMDVVEIPTNVPVIRKDLEDAVYKTQKEKFKAVCDAIEDAHANHQPVLVGTITIENSELLSGMLKRRGIKHNVLNAKFHEMEAEIVAQAGVHDAVTIATNMAGRGTDIKLDDEARAAGGLKIIGTERHESRRIDNQLRGRSGRQGDPGESRFYISLEDDLMRLFGSERLMSIFNTLGVEEGEQIEHKMLSSAIEKAQQKIESNNFGIRKNLLEYDQVMNEQREIIYEERRRVLDGENMRDSIFHMINDYIENTVDMMISSDQDSEDWDLTELNMTIHKTIPMPFISEEDVKDMSQKELKHLLKERAAKAYEAKEAEFPEPEHLREVERVVLLKVIDARWMAHIDDMDQLRQGIGLQAYGQRDPKVEYKMLGYDMFGEMTKSITEDTVRTLFHVRIEQKVEREQVAKVTGTNKDDSAAKAPKKRAEKKIYPNDPCPCGSGKKYKQCCGRK, from the coding sequence ATGGGTTTAATAGAGAAAATTTTTGGAACGCATAGTGAGAATGAACTGAAAAGGATCTATCCTATCGTAGATACGATCGAGGCGATGGAACCTGAAATGCAGTCTCTCTCAGATGGCGAACTTAAGGAAAAGACTAGAGAATTTAAGAAAAGGCTTTCGGATGGAGAGTCTCTGGATGATATTCTTCCGGAAGCTTTTGCGGTTGTTCGGGAGGCGGCGTCCAGGACTCTTGGAATGAAGCACTACCGGGTTCAGCTGGTGGGCGGTATCATCCTTCATCAGGGACGTATCGCAGAGATGAAGACAGGTGAAGGAAAGACGCTTGTTTCTACACTGCCTGCTTATTTAAATGCGCTGACCGGCGAAGGCGTCCATATTGTAACGGTCAATGACTATCTGGCGAAACGTGACGCCCAGTGGATGGGGCAGGTTCATGAATTCCTGGGCCTGACTGTGGGAGTAGTCCTAAACGGCATGGACAGTGATGAGCGCCGTGCCGCTTATAATTGCGATATTACTTATGTGACGAACAATGAGCTTGGATTCGACTATCTGAGAGACAACATGGTGATCTATAAGGAGCAGCTGGTGCAGAGAGGGCTGAAATACGCCATCATCGATGAAGTGGACTCTGTATTGATCGATGAAGCCAGAACTCCTCTTATCATATCCGGACAGAGCGGCAAATCTACTAAACTCTATGAGGCCTGCGATATCCTGGCCCGGCAGCTGGAACGCGGAGAGGCCAGCGGAGAGTTTTCCAAGATGAACGCCATCATGGGCGAAGAGATCGAAGAGACCGGAGATTTCATTGTCAATGAGAAAGAGAAAAATATCAATCTGACCGAAGACGGTGTGAAGAAAGTAGAGAAATTCTTCCATATCGACAACTTGGCAGACCCGGAGAACCTGGAGATCCAGCACAATATTATTCTTGCGCTGCGGGCTCATAATCTGATGTTCAGGGATCAGGACTATGTAGTGAAGGACGACGAGGTGCTGATCGTAGATGAATTTACCGGGCGTATCATGCCGGGACGGCGTTATTCCGACGGTCTCCATCAGGCGATCGAGGCAAAAGAGCATGTAAAGGTAAAGCGGGAGAGCAAGACTCTCGCTACGATCACCTTCCAGAATCTTTTTAATAAATTTGCGAAAAAAGCAGGTATGACAGGTACGGCCCTGACGGAAGAAAAGGAATTCCGTGAAATCTACGGCATGGACGTAGTAGAGATTCCGACCAATGTACCGGTGATCCGTAAGGATTTGGAAGATGCGGTATACAAGACCCAGAAAGAGAAGTTTAAGGCGGTGTGCGATGCCATTGAAGATGCGCACGCAAACCACCAGCCAGTGTTGGTAGGTACCATTACCATTGAGAATTCAGAACTTTTAAGCGGAATGTTAAAGCGGCGCGGAATCAAGCATAACGTACTGAACGCGAAGTTCCATGAGATGGAAGCGGAGATCGTTGCCCAGGCAGGCGTGCACGATGCGGTAACGATCGCTACAAATATGGCTGGACGTGGTACGGATATCAAGCTGGACGATGAGGCAAGAGCGGCCGGAGGACTGAAGATCATTGGTACAGAACGGCATGAGTCCCGTCGGATCGATAACCAGCTCAGAGGACGTTCCGGACGTCAGGGAGATCCGGGAGAGTCCAGATTCTACATTTCTCTGGAGGATGACCTTATGCGTCTGTTCGGCTCAGAGCGTCTGATGAGCATCTTCAATACGCTGGGTGTGGAAGAAGGGGAGCAGATCGAGCATAAGATGCTGTCCAGCGCCATTGAGAAGGCGCAGCAGAAGATCGAGAGCAATAACTTTGGCATCCGTAAGAACCTGTTGGAGTACGATCAGGTAATGAATGAGCAAAGAGAGATCATTTACGAAGAGAGACGCCGGGTTCTGGATGGAGAGAATATGCGGGATTCTATCTTCCACATGATCAATGACTATATCGAGAATACGGTGGATATGATGATATCCTCAGATCAGGACAGCGAGGACTGGGATCTGACAGAATTGAACATGACGATACACAAGACGATCCCTATGCCCTTTATCAGTGAAGAAGATGTGAAGGACATGAGCCAGAAAGAACTGAAGCATCTTCTGAAGGAACGGGCCGCAAAGGCTTATGAAGCAAAAGAAGCAGAGTTCCCAGAGCCGGAACATTTGAGAGAAGTAGAGCGGGTAGTCCTTCTGAAAGTCATTGACGCAAGATGGATGGCTCATATCGATGATATGGATCAGCTCAGACAGGGAATCGGCCTGCAGGCTTACGGCCAGAGAGATCCGAAAGTCGAGTACAAGATGCTGGGATACGATATGTTCGGCGAGATGACAAAGAGCATTACAGAGGATACTGTGCGCACATTGTTCCATGTAAGGATCGAACAGAAGGTAGAAAGAGAACAGGTGGCCAAAGTAACGGGAACCAATAAGGATGACTCTGCAGCCAAAGCGCCAAAGAAACGGGCGGAGAAGAAGATTTATCCAAATGATCCATGTCCCTGCGGAAGCGGCAAGAAATACAAACAGTGCTGCGGACGCAAATAA
- a CDS encoding aspartate kinase, with the protein MLIVKKFGGTSVADKERIYNVARRCIEDYKAGHDVVVVLSAMGKTTDELIALAESVNPKAKKRELDMLLTTGEQVSVSLMAMAMQAMDVPAVSLNAFQVRMHSTSRYGNARFKRVDTERIQHELDSRKIVIVTGFQGVNKYDDITTLGRGGSDTTAVALAAVLHADKCEIYTDVDGIYTADPRVVKTARKLESISYDEMLELASLGAKVLHNRSVEMAKKYNVELVVRSSLNETEGTVVKEVANVEKLLVTGVAADKNTARISVIGVEDKPGVAFRIFDVLAKNGINVDIILQSVGRDGTKDISFTVAEEDLEGAIAILEKNKERLTIKEIVWNEHVAKLSVVGAGMMSNPGVAAKMFESLYNSRININMISTSEIRITVLVDEKDIDKAMNAVHDGFEVND; encoded by the coding sequence ATGCTGATCGTAAAGAAATTCGGCGGCACATCGGTCGCTGACAAGGAAAGAATTTATAATGTGGCCAGGCGCTGCATTGAGGATTATAAAGCGGGACATGACGTCGTGGTAGTCCTTTCGGCAATGGGAAAGACGACGGATGAACTGATCGCCCTGGCTGAAAGTGTGAATCCAAAAGCGAAAAAGCGGGAATTAGATATGCTTTTGACCACGGGAGAGCAGGTTTCTGTATCATTGATGGCGATGGCTATGCAGGCCATGGATGTGCCGGCGGTATCCCTGAACGCGTTCCAGGTGCGGATGCATTCCACATCCCGGTACGGGAACGCCAGATTCAAACGGGTGGATACCGAGAGGATCCAGCACGAATTGGATTCCCGTAAGATCGTGATCGTCACAGGGTTCCAGGGGGTGAATAAATATGATGATATCACCACTCTTGGGAGGGGCGGCTCCGATACAACGGCCGTGGCTCTGGCGGCGGTCCTCCACGCGGATAAATGTGAGATCTATACGGATGTAGACGGGATTTATACAGCAGATCCGCGGGTAGTAAAGACCGCGAGAAAGCTGGAGTCTATCAGTTATGATGAGATGCTGGAACTTGCCAGCCTTGGAGCGAAGGTGCTCCACAACCGTTCTGTGGAAATGGCGAAGAAATATAATGTAGAATTGGTCGTGCGTTCCAGTCTGAATGAGACGGAAGGAACTGTGGTCAAGGAGGTAGCGAACGTGGAAAAATTATTAGTAACAGGAGTTGCGGCAGATAAAAATACAGCAAGGATCTCTGTGATCGGGGTAGAGGATAAGCCGGGAGTGGCGTTCCGCATTTTTGACGTACTTGCGAAAAACGGGATCAATGTAGATATTATCCTTCAGTCGGTAGGAAGAGATGGGACCAAGGATATCTCCTTTACCGTGGCGGAGGAAGACCTGGAAGGCGCGATCGCCATTCTGGAAAAGAATAAAGAAAGACTTACTATTAAAGAGATCGTATGGAATGAACATGTGGCGAAACTGTCTGTGGTAGGGGCCGGAATGATGAGTAATCCGGGAGTCGCGGCGAAGATGTTCGAGTCTTTGTATAACTCCAGGATCAATATCAACATGATCTCTACTTCTGAGATCCGGATCACAGTGCTGGTAGATGAGAAGGATATCGACAAAGCTATGAACGCGGTTCACGATGGATTTGAAGTTAATGACTAA
- a CDS encoding peptide chain release factor 2 (programmed frameshift) encodes MVELDQYKSLMNAYEEPLAEMRDSLDVSGKEKRIEELERKIEEPGFWDDPEQSQKVMKELKSLQELVKRMRELGQSREDIMVLIEMAYEENDGSMAKEIQEEIGQFEEQFENLRTQTLLSGEYDGCSAIVTIHAGAGGTESCDWAGMLYRMYTRWAERKGFSIQVLDFLDGDIAGIKGVTFQVDGENAYGYLKSEKGVHRLVRISPFNAAGKRQTSFASCDVVPDIEDDIDIEIADDDLKIDTYRASGAGGQHVNKTSSAIRITHLPTGIVVQCQNERSQHHNKEKAMQMLKVKLKMMKEQEQAEKVSDIRGEIKEIGFGNQIRSYVMQPYTLVKDHRTNVESGNVNAVLDGGIDMFINAYLKETVNS; translated from the exons ATGGTCGAGTTAGATCAGTATAAGAGTCTGATGAACGCTTACGAAGAACCTCTTGCCGAAATGAGGGATTCACTT GACGTCTCTGGCAAGGAAAAGCGGATCGAAGAACTGGAGAGAAAAATAGAAGAGCCGGGATTCTGGGATGACCCGGAGCAGTCCCAGAAGGTGATGAAAGAATTAAAGAGCCTTCAGGAACTGGTAAAGAGAATGAGGGAACTGGGCCAAAGCCGGGAAGATATCATGGTCTTGATCGAAATGGCATATGAGGAAAACGATGGCTCTATGGCGAAGGAGATCCAAGAAGAAATCGGGCAGTTTGAAGAACAATTTGAAAACTTGAGGACACAGACCCTGCTCTCCGGAGAGTATGACGGCTGCAGCGCTATCGTAACGATCCATGCGGGAGCGGGCGGGACTGAGTCCTGCGACTGGGCCGGAATGTTATACCGGATGTATACCCGGTGGGCTGAGAGAAAAGGATTCTCGATCCAGGTGCTGGATTTTCTGGACGGGGATATCGCCGGCATCAAGGGAGTAACCTTTCAGGTGGACGGCGAAAACGCTTACGGATATCTGAAGTCTGAGAAGGGAGTGCACCGTCTGGTGAGGATTTCCCCATTCAACGCCGCGGGAAAGCGGCAGACGTCTTTCGCTTCCTGCGATGTGGTTCCTGATATTGAAGACGATATTGATATTGAGATCGCGGATGACGATCTGAAGATCGATACCTACCGGGCCAGCGGCGCGGGCGGCCAGCATGTAAACAAGACTTCATCGGCGATCCGTATCACCCATCTCCCAACAGGGATCGTGGTACAGTGCCAGAATGAACGGTCTCAGCATCATAATAAGGAAAAAGCAATGCAGATGCTGAAGGTAAAGCTGAAAATGATGAAGGAGCAGGAGCAGGCGGAGAAAGTATCTGATATCCGCGGAGAGATAAAAGAGATCGGATTTGGAAATCAGATCCGGTCCTACGTGATGCAGCCATATACATTGGTGAAGGATCACCGGACAAATGTAGAGAGCGGCAATGTAAACGCCGTTCTGGATGGGGGCATTGACATGTTCATCAATGCGTATCTGAAGGAAACAGTGAACAGTTAA
- a CDS encoding CYTH domain-containing protein — protein sequence MEIERKYLVRKLPDHLDSYPCRRIEQGYLCIEPVVRIRRDDDRCELTYKSKGLMIREEHNLPLTQEAYQHMLPKIDGRLIQKKRYLLPLPGSLTAELDLFEGELAPLQLVEVEFPDEETANAFIPPDWFGEDVTFSSKYHNSNLSRR from the coding sequence ATGGAAATCGAACGCAAATATCTGGTCCGGAAACTTCCAGATCATCTTGACTCCTACCCCTGCCGCAGAATCGAACAGGGCTATCTCTGCATCGAACCTGTCGTTCGCATCCGCAGGGATGATGACCGATGCGAACTCACCTACAAGTCCAAAGGACTTATGATCCGGGAGGAACATAATCTTCCTCTTACCCAAGAGGCTTACCAGCACATGCTCCCCAAGATCGATGGAAGGCTGATCCAGAAAAAGAGATATCTGCTCCCCCTTCCCGGCTCATTAACCGCCGAGCTGGATCTGTTTGAGGGAGAGCTTGCTCCCCTCCAGCTGGTGGAGGTAGAATTTCCTGATGAGGAGACGGCAAACGCTTTTATTCCTCCCGACTGGTTTGGCGAGGATGTAACCTTTTCCTCTAAATACCATAACAGTAATCTAAGCAGGCGATAA
- a CDS encoding DJ-1/PfpI family protein, protein MKRVSVLLADGFEEVEALTVVDLLRRAKVYVDTVSIMDDYTVRGSHGINVQTEDLFDEVNFAEFDMIVLPGGMPGTTNLKAHSGVRKIVKEFADEGKYVAAICAAPTILADLGLLKGKRVTCYPAMEKEIPGAVITRAPVTVDGTIITSRGVGTAIDFALELIQTLEGREKTEEIAESIVYE, encoded by the coding sequence ATGAAAAGAGTGAGTGTATTGTTGGCAGACGGTTTTGAAGAAGTTGAAGCTTTGACAGTGGTAGACCTGCTCAGAAGAGCTAAGGTTTATGTGGATACAGTTTCTATCATGGATGATTACACGGTCCGCGGATCTCACGGGATCAATGTGCAGACGGAAGACCTGTTCGATGAAGTGAATTTTGCGGAATTTGACATGATCGTTCTTCCGGGGGGGATGCCGGGAACGACAAATCTGAAAGCCCACAGCGGCGTTCGGAAAATCGTTAAGGAGTTCGCGGACGAAGGCAAATACGTAGCGGCAATCTGCGCGGCGCCCACGATCCTGGCGGATCTGGGACTTCTGAAAGGGAAACGGGTTACCTGTTATCCGGCTATGGAGAAAGAGATTCCGGGAGCTGTGATCACCCGCGCTCCTGTAACGGTGGATGGAACGATCATTACCAGCCGGGGAGTAGGAACGGCGATCGATTTTGCCCTGGAATTGATCCAGACTTTGGAGGGCCGGGAGAAGACAGAAGAGATTGCGGAATCTATTGTTTATGAATAA
- a CDS encoding homoserine dehydrogenase, with amino-acid sequence MINIAVMGYGTVGSGVVEVIDTNGKRINQRIGEELNIKYVLDLKDFPGNPVQEKIIHDFETIINDDEVQIVVEVMGGIEPAYTFVKRCLLAGKCVATSNKALVAKHGAELLSIAREKNINFLFEASVGGGIPIIRPLNSSLTADEIEEITGILNGTTNYMLTKMFYEGADYDTVLKEAQANGYAERSPEADVEGYDACRKIAILSSLISGQQVDFEDIYCEGITQITVEDMKYAKEMGMTIKLLASSKRQGGRLHAIVAPCLLYPEHPLYNVNGVFNAIFVHGNVLGDAMFYGSGAGKLPTASAVVSDVVEAAKNLHRNVMTMWKQEKLQIEDKADAKRRFFIRMKGDPDEMLSDLQYSFGDIQIVRVPGLEGEFGFTTHVMMEGDYDTRAKRYKDQILHMIRIEDLEGTGE; translated from the coding sequence ATGATAAACATAGCGGTAATGGGTTATGGAACCGTTGGTTCCGGCGTGGTGGAAGTGATCGATACCAATGGGAAACGGATCAACCAGAGAATCGGCGAGGAGCTGAACATTAAATATGTGCTTGACCTAAAGGATTTCCCGGGGAATCCGGTGCAGGAGAAGATCATTCATGATTTTGAGACCATCATCAATGATGACGAGGTTCAGATCGTGGTAGAAGTTATGGGAGGGATCGAGCCTGCGTATACCTTTGTGAAGCGCTGTCTTTTGGCGGGCAAATGTGTGGCCACTTCCAATAAAGCGCTGGTGGCGAAGCATGGCGCGGAGCTGCTGTCCATTGCCAGAGAGAAAAATATCAACTTCCTGTTTGAGGCCAGTGTGGGAGGCGGGATTCCCATCATCCGCCCGCTGAATTCTTCCCTGACGGCGGATGAGATCGAAGAGATCACCGGTATCTTAAATGGGACCACCAACTATATGCTGACCAAGATGTTCTACGAAGGGGCGGATTATGACACCGTCCTGAAAGAAGCTCAGGCAAACGGCTACGCTGAGAGAAGCCCGGAGGCGGACGTAGAAGGATATGACGCCTGCCGGAAGATCGCCATCCTCTCTTCTTTGATCTCCGGACAGCAGGTGGATTTCGAGGATATATACTGTGAGGGCATCACCCAGATCACGGTAGAAGATATGAAGTACGCAAAAGAGATGGGGATGACCATCAAGCTTCTGGCTTCCAGCAAGCGTCAGGGAGGAAGACTCCACGCCATCGTAGCGCCGTGCCTGCTTTATCCGGAACATCCCCTCTATAATGTGAATGGCGTATTCAACGCGATCTTTGTACATGGAAATGTTCTTGGAGACGCGATGTTCTATGGAAGCGGCGCGGGAAAACTTCCGACAGCCAGCGCCGTAGTATCCGATGTGGTGGAAGCGGCTAAGAATCTGCACCGGAATGTGATGACAATGTGGAAGCAGGAAAAGCTCCAGATCGAGGACAAGGCAGATGCCAAGAGAAGATTCTTTATCCGTATGAAGGGAGATCCGGATGAAATGCTTTCAGATCTGCAATATTCCTTTGGGGATATCCAGATCGTCCGGGTACCTGGTCTGGAAGGAGAATTTGGATTTACCACCCATGTCATGATGGAAGGGGATTATGACACCCGCGCGAAGCGTTATAAAGATCAGATCCTGCATATGATCCGGATTGAGGATCTGGAAGGAACGGGAGAATAG
- a CDS encoding trigger factor, protein MNLQVEKLEKNMAKLTIEVPADDLEKALQSAYMKQKNKINMPGFRKGKVPRQMIEKMYGPEIFYDDAANSLIPKAYSEAYDQCELEIVSQPEINVEQIEKGKPFIFTAEVATKPEVTLGEYKGLEVDKVSTRVTQKEVDAKIQEEAEKNARTVTVEDRPVQDKDEIILDFEGFVDGEVFEGGKGENYPLTIGSGSFIPGFEEQLIGAEPEKEIEVKVTFPEDYHAENLKGKDAVFKCTVHEIKAKELPEIDDEFAAEVSEFDTLDEYKADVKAKIKEQKASDGKRKKEDQAVEKAIANASMEIPDAMVDTQARQMADEFAQRIQAQGLTLEQYFQFTGMDREKMLEEMKPQALKRIQTRLVLEAVAKAENIEISDEKLDEELAKMAEAYKMEVEKLKEFMGDAEKQQMKEDMAVQEAVTFLAENAVEK, encoded by the coding sequence ATGAATTTACAGGTGGAAAAATTAGAAAAAAACATGGCGAAGCTTACGATCGAAGTGCCCGCCGATGATTTAGAGAAAGCGCTGCAGAGTGCATATATGAAGCAGAAAAACAAGATCAATATGCCAGGCTTCCGGAAAGGGAAAGTACCGCGCCAGATGATCGAGAAGATGTATGGACCAGAGATTTTCTATGATGACGCGGCAAACAGCCTGATCCCGAAGGCTTATTCTGAAGCTTATGACCAGTGTGAGCTGGAGATCGTATCTCAGCCGGAGATCAATGTAGAGCAGATCGAAAAGGGCAAGCCGTTTATCTTTACAGCAGAAGTGGCTACAAAACCAGAAGTGACTCTGGGCGAGTATAAAGGACTGGAAGTAGATAAGGTTTCTACCCGCGTGACGCAGAAGGAAGTAGACGCGAAGATCCAGGAAGAAGCGGAGAAGAACGCTAGAACAGTGACGGTAGAAGACCGTCCGGTCCAGGATAAGGACGAGATCATCCTTGATTTTGAAGGATTTGTAGACGGAGAAGTTTTTGAGGGCGGAAAAGGCGAGAACTATCCGCTGACCATCGGTTCAGGTTCGTTCATTCCCGGATTTGAGGAGCAGCTCATCGGAGCGGAGCCGGAGAAAGAGATCGAAGTAAAAGTAACCTTCCCGGAAGATTACCATGCGGAAAACCTGAAAGGCAAAGATGCGGTGTTTAAATGTACCGTACATGAGATCAAGGCGAAAGAACTTCCGGAGATCGATGATGAATTCGCGGCAGAAGTTTCAGAATTTGATACATTGGATGAATACAAAGCCGATGTAAAGGCAAAAATCAAAGAGCAGAAGGCTTCTGACGGAAAAAGAAAGAAAGAGGACCAGGCGGTAGAGAAGGCGATCGCTAACGCTTCTATGGAGATTCCGGATGCGATGGTAGACACCCAGGCTCGCCAGATGGCAGATGAATTTGCCCAGAGGATCCAGGCTCAGGGACTGACACTGGAGCAGTACTTCCAGTTTACCGGCATGGACAGAGAGAAAATGCTGGAAGAAATGAAACCGCAGGCTCTGAAGCGGATCCAGACCCGTCTTGTGCTGGAAGCGGTGGCCAAGGCAGAGAATATTGAGATCAGCGATGAAAAGCTGGACGAAGAACTGGCTAAGATGGCAGAGGCTTACAAGATGGAAGTAGAGAAGCTCAAAGAGTTTATGGGCGATGCTGAGAAACAGCAGATGAAAGAAGATATGGCTGTCCAGGAGGCGGTGACCTTCCTGGCGGAGAACGCAGTAGAGAAATAG
- a CDS encoding helix-turn-helix domain-containing protein produces the protein MSNIQLANNLRYLRKKHGLTQKDLSKMLNISRQAYSNYETSKRTPDLDSLLYLSRFYHLSLDTLVLHNLEDSLRPQELLAESQIPYLLAKDKKTDAAIYLSQEELDFIIRFRSLSQESRQLIAGFLSSARSN, from the coding sequence ATGTCCAATATACAGCTTGCCAACAACTTGCGCTATCTCAGGAAAAAGCATGGACTGACTCAGAAGGATCTGAGCAAGATGCTCAACATCTCCCGGCAGGCTTATTCTAACTATGAAACCAGCAAACGGACGCCTGATCTGGATTCTCTCCTTTATCTCTCCCGGTTTTATCATCTTTCACTTGACACTTTAGTCCTTCACAATCTGGAGGACTCCCTCCGTCCTCAGGAGCTTTTGGCAGAGAGCCAGATTCCTTATCTTCTCGCAAAAGACAAAAAGACCGACGCAGCCATCTATCTTTCCCAGGAAGAACTGGATTTTATCATCCGGTTCCGCTCCCTTTCTCAGGAAAGCAGACAGCTGATCGCCGGTTTCCTTTCTAGCGCCAGATCCAATTAG